The sequence TGGGTGAATGGCTGGCTCAGCATAGCGCGTTTGGGGCCACCATGGTTGCGTTGGATGGTCGGCCTTTCAAGCCCACAGGTTCATACGACGCTGCGGCGGGCGCGGATAGAGCCTTTGTCAGCGCAGTCGGTCAGGCCAGAGAGGCGGCAGAGGCGCTGGGTGTACGGATCGAACGACAGAACGAGGTTCCCTGGCCTGAGTACGAGCATCGCGGTTTGCGCAAGGTGACATTGGCGGGCAGGCTTGACCGGCAGCAAGCGCCGGCTTTCACGGTCACCGACGTCCAGAAGCGCCGCGCGCTGACCAAGCCGAGCCCGCCGTTCACAACGGCGACGTTGCAGCAGGCTGCGAGCAGTCACCTGCACTTATCGGCGTCGAGGACCATGAGGCTGGCTCAGGAGCTCTATGAGGGGATCGAGCTGGCCGGCGAGGACGGTCCCGTGGCGTTGATCACGTACATGCGCACTGATTCTACGAACCTGAGCGCCGAGTCGGTCAAGGCGGCGCGGGAATGGATCAGCGAGAATTGCGGCCGGCGGTATCTGCCGGACGAACCGAACGTCTACGCTTCCGGCAAGCGGGCGCAGGAAGCGCACGAGGCGATTCGGCCGACGGATGTTACTCGAACGCCGGAATCGTTGAAAGGACATCTTGCCGCTCCCCTGCAAAAGCTGTACGAGCTGATCTGGCGCCGCTTTGTGGCCTGTCAGATGACGCCGGCGGAATGGGACTCGACCACGGTGCTGATTCAGGCGAAGACCGTGTTGGGGGAGGCCGAATTCAGGGCGACCGGGCGCACGCTGGCGTTCGATGGATTCTACAAGGTTATGGGGATTCCGCATTCGACGGTGGAACAGAGTCTGCCGGACCTGACGCCGGGACAGGTTGTTGGGCCGATCGAGATCAAGCCTGCGCAGCGTTTCACCAGCCCGCCTCCCCGGTATACCGAAGCCTCGCTGGTCAAACGGATGGAGGCCGAAGGGATCGGTCGGCCCAGCACCTATGCGGCAATCATCCAGACGATGCTTGACCGTGGCTACGTGGAAGAGGTTGATCGACGCCTTTTCGCGACCGACAAAGGCACGATCGTAACCGACAAGCTGGTTGCCCACTTCCCGGACGTGATGGACGTGAAGTTCACGTCCTTCATGGAGGATGAGCTCGACAAGATTGAGGAGGCACACCTCGACTGGAACCAGGTTCTCCATGAGTTCTACGACCCATTCCACACCGATCTGGTTCGGGCCCACGAGGAGATGGAGGCGGCCAAGGCGGAGCCCAGCCCATACAAGTGCGAGTTGTGTGGGGGCGACATGGTATACCGGTGGGGCCGAACGGGGCGGTTTCTGTCGTGCGGCAAGTATCCCAAGTGCAAGGGAGCATTCAACATTGACCGCCAAGGGAGACCGATCAGACCTCAGGTGGTGTCGACGAAGTGCGAGAAATGCGGCAAAGACATGGTTTTGCGACAATCGCGACATGGTTCGTTCCTGGGATGCAGCGGTTATCCCGAATGCACGAACACCATTCCCTGCGACCAGACGGGCCAACCGTTGCGGCTGGTTAAGGAAACCGAGATCGAGGAGCCCTGCCCCGAGTGCGGCGTCGGCACGCTCAAGGTTCGTGGAAGGGGCATAAAGACTTTTCTGGGCTGTGACCAGTATCCGCGATGCAAGGTGACGAAACCGTTGCCGGAGGGTGTTCGTCTGGAGCGGAAGGCCCAACCTGCAGTCGAGGCCGGAGTAAC is a genomic window of Phycisphaerae bacterium containing:
- the topA gene encoding type I DNA topoisomerase, which translates into the protein MRAKGAPVATEETKSETSGEQNKAQARVKGRESAGSKALVIVESPAKAKTINKYLGGGYVVKASVGHVRDLPERGLGVEIDRGFAPTYELVPGRRKVVSELKKLAERAPAVYLATDLDREGEAIAWHLAQALDLDESKIRRVIFNEITRSAIQEAFSHPRHIDMDKVNAQQARRILDRIVGYELSPLLWKKVAKGLSAGRVQSVALRLIVEREKEIKDFIPSEYWDIGAYFARDPAEGERLEPMWREFLSGGEKERTLKEMGEWLAQHSAFGATMVALDGRPFKPTGSYDAAAGADRAFVSAVGQAREAAEALGVRIERQNEVPWPEYEHRGLRKVTLAGRLDRQQAPAFTVTDVQKRRALTKPSPPFTTATLQQAASSHLHLSASRTMRLAQELYEGIELAGEDGPVALITYMRTDSTNLSAESVKAAREWISENCGRRYLPDEPNVYASGKRAQEAHEAIRPTDVTRTPESLKGHLAAPLQKLYELIWRRFVACQMTPAEWDSTTVLIQAKTVLGEAEFRATGRTLAFDGFYKVMGIPHSTVEQSLPDLTPGQVVGPIEIKPAQRFTSPPPRYTEASLVKRMEAEGIGRPSTYAAIIQTMLDRGYVEEVDRRLFATDKGTIVTDKLVAHFPDVMDVKFTSFMEDELDKIEEAHLDWNQVLHEFYDPFHTDLVRAHEEMEAAKAEPSPYKCELCGGDMVYRWGRTGRFLSCGKYPKCKGAFNIDRQGRPIRPQVVSTKCEKCGKDMVLRQSRHGSFLGCSGYPECTNTIPCDQTGQPLRLVKETEIEEPCPECGVGTLKVRGRGIKTFLGCDQYPRCKVTKPLPEGVRLERKAQPAVEAGVTCERCGRPMLIRKGRRGEFVACSGFPRCRNTKPIEELAKLKTEAGTTTSDAHAADPASGDVSSKPARRTRRAAEPGAGDSKAISEGKGSPPPGFAWTRTGKLVIETWPEVPLSCPECGRPLQLKSGRFGPFFSCSNFPQCRCSVNLRGEAKKRAEIEMPPPPRPKPVPTDIVCEECGEPMMIRSGRSGKFLGCSKYPKCRNTKPVPSELLLGVKSS